A stretch of Pirellulales bacterium DNA encodes these proteins:
- a CDS encoding restriction endonuclease, translating into MVVELLVAMGYGGSIDDAGKTIGKSGDEGIDGIINEDRLGLDVVCIHAKRWRDNQVGRPVVQAFAGSMEAYRAKKGVLITTSRFSKDSRDYVDRIERRIVLIDGQRLAELMIDFGVGVTTTRQYALKRIDSDYFDEELEGGG; encoded by the coding sequence TTGGTCGTCGAACTTCTCGTTGCGATGGGCTACGGTGGATCAATTGACGACGCTGGAAAAACGATTGGCAAATCGGGCGACGAGGGCATTGATGGAATCATCAACGAGGACCGCCTCGGATTGGATGTCGTGTGCATCCACGCAAAGCGCTGGCGAGACAATCAGGTCGGACGGCCTGTCGTTCAGGCTTTTGCGGGCAGCATGGAAGCGTATCGCGCCAAGAAAGGTGTGCTGATTACCACTTCTAGATTCAGCAAGGACTCCCGCGACTATGTGGATCGAATCGAGAGACGCATCGTTTTAATCGACGGGCAGCGGCTGGCAGAGCTGATGATTGACTTCGGGGTTGGTGTTACTACGACCCGTCAATATGCCCTGAAGCGCATTGATTCCGATTACTTCGACGAAGAACTCGAAGGTGGTGGCTAG
- a CDS encoding MFS transporter, with the protein MTRNAAPIHSALAPFQWPDFRRLFAATACATFASRALAVVLGYRVYALTNSTLALGGLGLVEAIPSISLALYGGHIADRRDRRSILRLTLAALAVCAIGLAVLEQIDAGRVQLFFLYAVVFIAGIARGFAEPAAGALEPQLVPRDLLINSSTLMATCWLIGAIIGPLAAGVAFATLGAAWTFVGIALLYLLAWLSILRIRPRPIPAAPPGESVWESVATGVRYVFGDQVLFGSMSLDLFAVLFGGVIALLPVFAHDILFVGPIGLGVLNAAPTTGALLTMLWATRHPPVKHAGRNLFLAVAAFGVTMIVFALSKSMALSVAMLFLSGVFDGVSVIIRRSIVRLLSPEHLRGRIAAVNMIFVGSSNEFGALESGVAATLLGTVPSVWAGGVVTLLIVATAAALAPKLRRLSLDPHSVIERDAQVDDAIDEDEAPAANTASEGAP; encoded by the coding sequence ATGACGCGGAACGCCGCCCCAATCCATTCCGCGCTGGCCCCTTTTCAGTGGCCCGATTTCCGCCGCCTCTTCGCGGCCACCGCGTGCGCGACGTTCGCCAGCCGCGCGCTTGCCGTCGTGCTCGGTTATCGCGTCTACGCGCTGACCAATAGCACGCTCGCCCTCGGCGGCTTGGGGCTCGTCGAAGCGATCCCCTCGATCTCGCTGGCCCTCTATGGCGGGCACATCGCCGATCGGCGCGACCGGCGCTCGATCCTCCGCCTCACGCTCGCCGCGCTGGCGGTCTGCGCGATCGGACTTGCCGTGCTCGAGCAGATCGACGCCGGGCGGGTACAGTTATTCTTCCTCTACGCCGTGGTGTTCATCGCTGGCATTGCCCGTGGATTTGCCGAGCCGGCCGCGGGCGCTCTCGAGCCGCAACTCGTGCCACGCGATTTGCTGATCAACTCGTCGACGTTGATGGCGACCTGTTGGCTCATCGGGGCGATCATCGGCCCGTTGGCCGCCGGAGTCGCTTTCGCCACTCTGGGCGCCGCCTGGACGTTCGTCGGCATTGCGCTGCTCTATCTACTGGCTTGGCTCTCGATCCTGCGAATCCGTCCGCGGCCGATCCCCGCGGCGCCGCCCGGCGAATCGGTTTGGGAAAGCGTAGCGACCGGCGTTCGTTATGTGTTTGGCGACCAGGTGCTGTTCGGTTCGATGTCGCTCGATTTGTTCGCGGTGCTGTTCGGCGGCGTGATCGCACTCTTGCCGGTGTTCGCCCACGATATCCTCTTCGTCGGGCCGATCGGCCTGGGCGTACTCAACGCCGCGCCGACGACCGGGGCGCTCCTGACGATGCTCTGGGCCACACGGCATCCGCCGGTAAAGCACGCCGGGCGAAACTTGTTTCTTGCGGTCGCGGCCTTCGGGGTCACGATGATCGTGTTCGCGCTCTCGAAATCGATGGCGCTCTCGGTCGCGATGTTGTTTCTCAGCGGCGTGTTCGACGGCGTCAGCGTCATCATCCGCCGCTCGATCGTGCGGCTGCTGTCGCCGGAGCATCTCCGCGGGCGAATCGCGGCGGTGAACATGATCTTCGTCGGCTCGTCGAACGAATTCGGCGCCCTGGAAAGCGGCGTCGCCGCCACGCTGCTGGGCACGGTCCCCTCAGTCTGGGCCGGCGGCGTGGTCACGCTCCTCATCGTCGCCACCGCCGCCGCGCTCGCTCCCAAACTCCGGCGACTCAGCCTCGATCCGCACAGTGTTATCGAACGCGACGCTCAGGTGGACGATGCCATCGACGAAGACGAAGCGCCAGCGGCAAATACCGCCAGCGAAGGCGCGCCATGA
- a CDS encoding VOC family protein, with amino-acid sequence MHRPVHFEFHCTDLARDREFYSKVFGWKFTKYEGGKEEYWLATTGEPGETGINGGMMKSPDGQPRTINSISVASVDASATKILAAGGKQIMPKMTIPGVGFVAYFTDPGGLCFGIFQEDRSAR; translated from the coding sequence ATGCACCGCCCCGTCCATTTCGAATTCCATTGCACCGATTTGGCCCGTGACCGCGAGTTTTACTCGAAAGTGTTTGGCTGGAAATTCACGAAATACGAGGGAGGGAAGGAGGAGTATTGGCTGGCGACGACCGGCGAGCCCGGCGAGACTGGTATCAACGGCGGGATGATGAAATCGCCCGATGGCCAACCCCGCACGATCAACTCGATCAGCGTCGCCTCGGTGGATGCATCGGCCACGAAGATTCTCGCCGCCGGCGGCAAGCAGATCATGCCGAAGATGACCATTCCGGGCGTCGGCTTTGTCGCCTATTTCACCGATCCGGGCGGCCTGTGCTTCGGAATCTTTCAGGAAGACCGATCGGCCAGGTAG
- the bioD gene encoding dethiobiotin synthase, whose amino-acid sequence MLPGLFITGNDTGVGKTYAASLIARALVAHRRTVGVYKPIASGCRDAGGTLFSDDAVMLWEAAGRPGDLERVCPQRFAAPLAPHLAARAAGKRIDAALLRTGLDYWRERAEIVIVEGIGGLMSPVGEDEYVADLAAEFGYPLVVVARNALGAINQTLQTLIVAATFREGLPVAGIVLNHPTAPDDDPSIDSNRDELSRRAVPPVLAEVGWQAKEFDRAVDWFALASAQ is encoded by the coding sequence ATGCTGCCGGGATTGTTCATCACGGGCAACGACACGGGCGTGGGGAAGACCTACGCGGCGAGCTTGATCGCGCGGGCGCTCGTGGCACACCGTCGGACGGTCGGCGTTTACAAGCCCATCGCCAGTGGTTGCCGCGATGCGGGAGGAACTCTCTTCTCGGACGACGCCGTCATGCTCTGGGAGGCGGCGGGGCGGCCGGGCGATTTGGAGCGAGTTTGCCCGCAGCGGTTTGCCGCGCCGCTTGCGCCCCATCTGGCGGCGCGCGCCGCAGGGAAGCGGATCGATGCAGCGCTGCTCAGGACCGGCTTGGATTATTGGCGGGAGCGGGCAGAGATTGTGATTGTCGAAGGAATCGGCGGGCTGATGTCGCCGGTGGGAGAAGATGAGTACGTTGCCGATCTGGCTGCGGAGTTCGGCTATCCGCTCGTGGTTGTCGCCCGAAACGCGCTCGGGGCGATCAACCAAACCTTGCAGACGCTGATCGTGGCGGCGACGTTTCGCGAAGGCCTGCCGGTCGCCGGGATCGTGCTGAACCACCCGACCGCCCCCGACGACGATCCGAGCATCGACAGCAATCGCGACGAACTGTCGCGCCGCGCAGTTCCGCCAGTGCTGGCTGAAGTCGGTTGGCAGGCGAAAGAGTTCGATCGGGCCGTCGATTGGTTTGCGCTTGCGAGCGCGCAGTGA
- a CDS encoding type VI secretion system tube protein Hcp: MPSTFLQIADLPAAGAEDKGWIPVKNVSLGITTEVGKFERGKARQVNTSEHNDIEIKKPLDRASLFLDVACSDGRVLKSVGLAFSREGEKEIYLKVELKNVFVSEIGLDIADGEEPEETVKLNYESIVWKFRPKLKSGQMGNWVAAGWDRSELREITPS, encoded by the coding sequence ATGCCTAGCACATTTCTGCAAATCGCCGATCTGCCCGCCGCCGGCGCTGAAGACAAGGGCTGGATCCCGGTCAAGAACGTCAGCCTGGGGATCACGACCGAGGTCGGCAAGTTCGAGCGCGGCAAGGCTCGCCAGGTGAACACCTCGGAACACAATGACATCGAGATCAAGAAGCCGCTCGATCGCGCGTCGCTATTCCTGGACGTCGCTTGCAGCGACGGCCGGGTCCTCAAGAGCGTCGGGCTGGCCTTCAGCCGCGAAGGAGAGAAGGAAATCTATCTCAAGGTCGAGCTGAAAAACGTTTTCGTCAGCGAAATCGGCCTCGATATCGCCGACGGCGAGGAACCCGAGGAGACGGTCAAGCTCAACTACGAATCGATCGTCTGGAAATTTCGCCCCAAGCTCAAGTCGGGCCAGATGGGCAACTGGGTCGCCGCCGGCTGGGACCGCTCGGAGCTTCGCGAAATCACGCCGAGCTAA